The window AGGAAAATCAAGTTATTGGTCCACTAGATGGTCAAAGTCTGCTTGCAACAACAACGAGTGATACCGCATTAAATGAAGTGGCAGAACAGACACATCTTGCACTATTTCAACTCCAAAAAATTAGCGCAGTGTTGGAGAAATTAAAGACAGATGAAGTCATTGCCGAAGATTTAGCAGCCCATTTATCAATCTCTATCAGAACTGCAAATCGTATGTTAAATAGATTACACGAAACAGGTTACGCAACTGTTTTAGACAAGAAACTTTTGCACGTAAAAGGCCGTCCTCCTAAAGTTTATAAGATATCTTTGCATAAATAGATGGATTAACCTGAACTGGGTGCACAAACAATTTTATTACAATAATTTTTTGATATATTTGTTAACAATCACAAGCAACAGAAGTATAAAAAATAGCACAACGAAAAATAGCCAACTATATAAGTTAAACAAATTATTCTATCCTTTTTATGTGAGTTTTCTATTATGGATTATTATAAAGTGTTTGCTTGTTTGGCTGGCTAAGCACATGAGTCACACAGCTTTGTGCTTTGTGAAAGGCTAGCCTATATAAATTTTTTCCTCTGAACTTTTCTACATTTATTGCGCCGCTACCGTGGGAGGCGGCGTAATCCTAATTAGATTTCATCCCAGTAGAAAAACCTATTTGTAATATTAACAAGTATTAAGAGAAAACAATGCCATTTTCTGTATGTTGGTTAGCACACATATGATATTTCCACTATATCTACATTTATTTAATACGTACAAAAGAAGGAATTTTCCGAAGACGTTTTACATACATTAAATTAAAGTGTAAAATTACACTAATAGAGTGTCATTACATTCTTTGAGAGAGGTGAATTGTATGGAAAAAGACTCAAAGTTGCTCGAACGAATTGCTACACTGGAACGAGAACTCCACACATTGCGTACAGAAGTGCAGCATTTAAAAGAGCATGTAAGGTTCGAGCAAATTGTACCTATTAAAAAAGAGGTAGCAAAAAAAATCGATCCACCAAAACAAACCGTTCAAATAGCAACATCTATAGTCCAGGAAAAAAACGCTCCTGAAAAGGAAATACGCTCACTTGAAGAAACGTTTACGAGGGCATTACCAAGAATTTTTATGGTCATTTTAGTGCTCGGTGTTCTGTGGGGCTTGAAGCTTGTGAGCGATTACGGCTTTTTATCAGAAAGTATAAAAATAATCGGTGGTTTTGCGTTATCCATTGGTCTCGGTATATGTGCATTTATGATGGAGAAAAGGCAAAAAGGATCACGCGTTGTCGCCTTATCGCTCTATGGTGGTGTATTCATTGTCGGAATTTTAGTGACAGCGGCTGGTGCCATTTTATATGACGTCCTTAATCTATACGTTGCACTCATTATCGCACTTGTCTACATTGCGTATGGGGTTTTGATTAGTTATGTAAAAGGTAATGAAGCATTAACCGCTCTCGTTATATTTACCTCATTGTTACTACCGTATTTACTCGAATATATGAAATTTAGCGCACTTATTATCGGTGTTTTCATCGTGTTGCTTTTCGCTGTTGTGCAAGTTGTTATTTGGAAGCATACACAACGCAAAGCACTCTATATCGGGATGGCTTTTTCGATTTTGGCATTTGGGATCGTTTTTATATTCCATCACGAGCAGAGCGTTTTTTTTGCACTCGCAGTTGTTACGTTATATAGCGTCTTTTTAGGAAGCTATTTACGCTTATATTCTAGTAAAAGTAATATAAATGCAGGTATGCTATTTAGCTTTACTATCATTATTTTATCACTAATAAACGCGATGCTTTTACAAAAAGAGTCCATCCTGCTTATGGTACTCGCACTATTACTTGGGATTCTAACAATCTCTTTATACATCGTATTTAAACGCAAGGACCGACTATTAATCGACATGTTCGGTACATTATCTATCATCACAATATTAAACTTTATTGCACAGCTCAACATTTCAAGCGAGGTCATGTTACTTTTAATGATTATCGTGTCATTTGCTGGGTTGGTCCTTGCATTGAAGCATGCGATTGTGTTCATGAAATATTTGCAAGGCATTACATTTTCGGTGCTATCGTTTTTCGTTCTTATGTTTTATATCGTTCAGCCATTTTTCTCTATAGAGCATTTGACAATTGTGCTCGTCACGATCATGCTCTTCGCATTATACTGGATACTTCGCCACTATAATCGTACACCGAGTGAAAACAAAGAATGGCTGATCGGTTTAGAGGATGTCTACCCATGCATTTTATATGTGGTCGCCCTT is drawn from Solibacillus sp. R5-41 and contains these coding sequences:
- a CDS encoding DUF2339 domain-containing protein codes for the protein MEKDSKLLERIATLERELHTLRTEVQHLKEHVRFEQIVPIKKEVAKKIDPPKQTVQIATSIVQEKNAPEKEIRSLEETFTRALPRIFMVILVLGVLWGLKLVSDYGFLSESIKIIGGFALSIGLGICAFMMEKRQKGSRVVALSLYGGVFIVGILVTAAGAILYDVLNLYVALIIALVYIAYGVLISYVKGNEALTALVIFTSLLLPYLLEYMKFSALIIGVFIVLLFAVVQVVIWKHTQRKALYIGMAFSILAFGIVFIFHHEQSVFFALAVVTLYSVFLGSYLRLYSSKSNINAGMLFSFTIIILSLINAMLLQKESILLMVLALLLGILTISLYIVFKRKDRLLIDMFGTLSIITILNFIAQLNISSEVMLLLMIIVSFAGLVLALKHAIVFMKYLQGITFSVLSFFVLMFYIVQPFFSIEHLTIVLVTIMLFALYWILRHYNRTPSENKEWLIGLEDVYPCILYVVALLYIWKLDWAYMPLQFTSYFLFSAIAIGLVLILIGNRTQIGRLLPVLATGIYGFAALILMTTVWVDERAITVALIIRILYIAIFWGVVADLWRSGRISKKYEPLSTRYTEPFTLAGMIVSIVWLFNVTHFMNFHELINWSTAVIFNTVSIFIIACLSLFLAAKRSYPQLKLTGISLLFLGIIKMIFFDLSELDILIRSILFILIGAIGLVISNKLLGKGKTD